A region of the Channa argus isolate prfri chromosome 14, Channa argus male v1.0, whole genome shotgun sequence genome:
AACACATGAATAAAACTGAGTAAAAAGTATTAACACGTaatgaaataacacaaaattcaaaataaaatagatttataGACAGTTATGATAGTTGTGAAATGGGATAACAAATTATGAAATGGACTGTGCCATAAACAAACAACTGAGATGTTATTAATTATATCAGGATGAGAAGTGCAAGGAGGGAACATAGTGGTGTAAAAAAGTCTTCACCAACTTCCTGACTTTCTCTTCATATGTTTCACAGATTTAGGGGTAGGTTTGGGCAGTGTTTTCacctaataaacaaaaaaatcattgaaaaactatattttgtatttactcaggttatctttgttttatattaaaatcaatcatttaaatctgacaaatatgcaaaacaaacaggaaggggAGGTTCTTCCTGTTTACCTCCAATAAATTCTCATCAGTCTGAATACAAACCTTCATACCAATCTGTGCATTGAAAGAGCAACTAGTCACTAAAATCACTCCTGTTCATACTGGTTGTGAATATCCCCTCACAATGCAACTCTTAGGTAAAAGGTTGGAGACAAGATGTGAAGTTTGTGTTCAGAGTAAAAATCATTCAGGTGAAGAATGgtaacaaaaagaggaaaatttgTTCTTCAGTAATGATCcaaattttatttagtttaatttaatttaattgaattgtaTTAACTAACTCTAAATATCAAGAATGACAAAAACTGTTGGTTTGTTCCAACAGTTTTTGACATGTTGTTTCTGACATGATCATTACACCTTTGTccttttagtttcatttaatgtcttttacGCAGATGTTTAACGGATGAAGTACAAccagattttttaaaacaagttaatttaaacctaaatctttggtagaaaataaattcttaacTTTCATTTGACAggataacaacagaaacacagcaaacagaatCATGTTTCCCATGGTGACATTCATACAGTGAAGATGTAACTAGACTAACTTCCTACTTCCTACTAACATGTTTCATAATGGGGGCTGTCGCAGATACGAACAAATGCACAACTGGGACAAacacatgtgtgtcaatgtttAAGTTAAAGCAGAAGTTTATGTGGAAAGTAAAGCATAAAAAAGATTGTGATTGAGATTAtatagcttcttcttcttttttaaaatagaaaaaaaaatcatgtagCTTTGTTACAATGCTGCTTTAagcaatataacaaaaaatatcacatgaaaaatacatttacaacatttccagatttattttcagacatttgtcGTATGTTGAACATGTGCTTTAATtactttaagtttaagtttaagtttatcCAAGTCTTTAAAAACCagttaaaatcataaaagttgtttattttgacCAGGAAGTTcagattttaataaagtttataatgacatgtatatatatatatatatatatatatatatatatataaatttcaACTCTATGTTAATAATTCTTGATGATGTTAAAGTTGTTGATTTTGAGCAGGAAGTtaagattttaataaattttataATGACATGTAAATGAGAGGCCATGGCCCATCTGACATATTGCTCACAAGGTtcaggtttatttaaaaaaaatttaatattagTAATCAGTAAGAATCAGAAACATTAGCCATCTGCCACCTACGGTTATCTGAGCATTTGCTGTCAGATTTACTGttggtttgtttcatttttttacaaacGGTTTTTGTCGTGATCTTTCTGACATGATCATTACACCTTTGtacttttagtttcatttaatgtctttaaCACAGATGTTTAACGGATGAAGTACAACCAGATGTGTTAAAACAAGTTAACTTTAAACCTAAATCTCTAgtagaaaataaattcttaccATTCATTTGACAggataacaacagaaacacagcaaacagaatCATGTTTCCCATGGTGACATTCATACAGTGAAGAAGTAACTAGACTAACTTCCTACTTCCTACTAACATGTTTCACAATGGGGGCTGTCGCAGATACGAACAAATGCACAACTGGGACAAacacatgtgtgtcaatgtttCAAGTTAAATCAGATGTTTATGAGGAAAGTGAAGCATAAAAAAGATTGTGATTGACATTAtatagcttcttcttctttttgagaGTAGAGAAAAGAATCATGTAGCTTTGTTACAATGCTGCTTTAAACAATGTaacaaaaaatatcacatgaaaaatacatttacatcatttacagatttcttttcagacatttgtcttatgttgaacatttgctttaattactttaagtttaagtttaagtttatcCAAGTCTTTAAAAACCagttaaaatcataaaagttgTTGATTTTGAGCAGGAagttcatattttaataaagtttataatgACATGTAAATGAGAGGCCATGGCCCATCTGACATATTGCTCACGAGATTCAGGTCTATtcaagaaaaatgtaatattagtaAATCCAATATGCTGTATGGAGTCCCACAAGGGTCAAACTTTGgatgctttgtttaaaatgtaaatgatgatgCAGAAAAGTTGAAATCAAATCGTCTGAATCTACGAATTTCTTCAGTTTAactagaaaaacacaatttgttttagttCAAAGAAGGACGTTGATCCCAGTCACCTGCTCCCACTGACTGCTGCCTGCTGAGCCATTTGATCTTCAACATGCATCATTTATGAATGAAGTCAGGAGAGAGAACCAGCAGTAAAGGAGGAAACGTTGCTACAGACGTCCATGTATGATTACTCAGCATAAAATGAAGCGACAGtaagcaatatttttttaaaagcaaactgaCTTAAAGTGATGCACATTTTACTCCAGGTTCTTCCTGTAGCTCTGCTGTGGCCTTTTGCAGCATTTACATCATGTCGTTTAAACCACCTGGGAAAAAACGATCCAAGTGAACCTGGATCCTCTTACTTGTAATTCTGAGATAGAGAAATCAGGAATATCCAACAACCACGACATCTCCCACTTTGCAGAATGGACTGTGGAAGTTTCAGCTCAGAAGGTTGAAAAATGGCTACAAAAAACGATTAGCAACAGTTTAAGGAAGATAAAATCCATATTATAATAACAGGTGTTTTGTATTATAACTAATTTCACGTTTaatgaaagagaaatgaagTAGCAACTGTAGCTGTGTTCACACAAAAACCCAGTAACGTTAAACCAGTTTATATTTTAGcaaactgtacaaattgtgaagcTGCAGTTGAAGTTAACATTACTCACATTGTGTGGTCACCAGATAACGTTATTAACGTTTACTTTGTAAACTGAAAGAAAGTAGCCTTTGGTCCATTTACTTTTATAGTTTTACAAAGGTTTCATCACCTCAAGTTTAAATTGTCCAGAGTTTAACCAGCATTTGTTGTCGTCCTCTTTCCTTGAAGTGTTTGTAGATGCcactattttaataatttatttgacCATTCTGGCGGACCAATACCCACGAGTATCACATCCCATCATCCTCTCATATGTGATTTTCCAGTACTTCAGCTGTTTGTGGGACATTAGCTTGGGCTCGGGACACCTCTTCTTCAATCTTTGATCGGGTGAGGGCTAAATGGACGGAGGGAGGTAAAATGAAATCAGGTTCTTTATGAGCGTGGGAGGgttcaaacatattttacagaGCATCAGCCTTGGTGTTTTTGTGACCAGGATGATAAGCTAGGTTGAATTGGAAGCGATTGAAGAAGAAGGACAATCGAGCCTGACCAGATTCTAATATACTCAAGGTTCTTGTGGTCTGTGCTCAGCCCCCTCCAACCAATCTTAGTCTGTCTGACACATTGTTCTCAAGATTCAGAAGGACAATGATACTGGTATTAGTGTGTCCATTAGGCTGTACTGTGTCCCATGTCCCTGAAATGTTGGAccatttgttccatttttaaataaagagacaaaaaaagtttaaatataaccaacttctcctctcagctcatcaggaaaatattgtttaattgtattttaaacctAAGGGGTCATGACCCTGGTAACATTTGAAAACTGATAagatttttctttatgaaactctgtgttttctcaaaaCTTGATCTTTAAATGAGCCAAAGGTTATTGATCACCTGCTCCCACTGGCTGCTGCCTGCTGTGCCATTTGACGTTCAACATGAACTGGTTATGACGTCAGCTGTTTGACTACACACATCCATGATCACTCAGCCTGAACTGATGTAAGTCTCACTCCAGCTTCTTTCTGGTCCTCAGCTGTGGCCTTCAGGTGAGACTCCTGGGCCTTAGTCTCTAATAGTAGCTATTGTTAGTGCGTCACCAGTGTTGAGTCAAGCTGTAGCCAccagccctcctcctcctcctcctcctcctcctcctcctcctcctcctcctcctcctcctgcaagTGAGAATCGCTGTTTAAATGAGGGCTGCACGGATCTTACAAAGTAACAGAGCACAGGTGTCTTCCTACTGTAGAAATCAGATGCAGGAACTAGACTGAGTGACGTGTGAGGTTGTCATACAAGTCACATTGACATTTAGTGACATTTACACTAATTTAAATGGAATTTGAAAAAAAGGACATGGGTTGAAGTTCACTTTTGTTAATCGAGATAATTATATATATCTTGTGTTTTCATATATGTGCTCACACCTGTCACATCACACAGACGTCATTCACGCTCATGTAATAAAcccaataatataataattataacacAATGGCCATTGTACAATATTACATTGATGTTCCACTTATTCAGTTATTCAGGCTGTTTATTTACTAAGGCAGCAGACTTTGCTTTATTACCATATACTGAAATTTCATTAGGGGCTTTCAGTTCTAGGTGTTGGATGAGGAGAGAGATCTGGCGTTGGACTTTGCAGCTCTGTCAACCTGTGCATACACAGTCTCTGGTAAAGAGCTGTTCATTGTGTTTTGGGATTTTTCAGGACCAGTGTGAAACTGAACCAAGGCGTAAGTCGATGTTGGAGAAACAGTGGAAACATCTTCTGCTGGAGTCTGGATCCGATTTTGGGCTGGAACgatgtcctgagaataaatcaaatatgatctgtttgtgttcttttttaaattactgacaATAAAAAACTTTGTTCCTCAGTTTGACTAGCAATGTTGGGagagtttcaaaataaaggatTATGTCTTACCTCAGGTACtgcatatattgtattttcctTGTTCTTTTGTTCAATTGGTCTTTTACCTGCAGGTCAGTCATAGAAAATACAGAATTATTTgcctaaaatgtacatttttctaaaaagtttTATGTTACATGTGTTAATTTATGAACATTATATTTTGATTTGTGCTGACACAGAATATTTCTAGTGGATCAGAGTATAAAAGAATAGTATTATTATGATAAGAAAATTAAGGGATAACATTGGTTGTaatgactaaaaagaaaaacatctcttGATAAGAAGTATTTTATGTGATATAGCTAAAAAATGTCCAGCGTGTTGTGAGGAAGCATGTTGTTTACCAATGAGTGAGCAGAAGGAGTAATAAATTAGTTAGTAATAAATGCTATAGAAAGTGGAGGTTTATCAAGTTCATAACATTTATtcagacacaaaaagacacattcaGGACGGTTTGACTGAAAAGGATAGAAACACTGTTCATATACATCCAACTGAGACAATTCACATTTTAACTTGCTCTGTAGTTCACTGTCAATGCAGTGggatgagcttttttttttaatgtcagttGCATTTCTCATGTGCACATTGAAAATAGTGAGAAGCATAATATTCATGTTCATGATTAATCAAGAATCAATATTAAGATTCTTAATTAAGTTTTTGGTTTGCAAAGTGGGGCGTTATGGAAAAATAAGTGAGAACCAATTGCAGTTATTAATGtacactgagaaaaaaatgttaattattctGATGATGATGCCTAACAATATATCAGAGAAAATTACCATGTACTTACAAAGAATTATAAATATGATGATTGCATTATTCTCTGCACACCAgaacttacattttaaaataatgacaatgaaaACCAGGCAAGCACCTACAGCACCAGCCACAGCCACATAAGGAATGACTCCATTAGAAATGGctgcaaagtaaacaaaataataaatcacaaatgttacaattgaaattttaacttaaatatttctaaaagaaTAGAAGCAATAGTTTTAAACCACCAACCTTTCAAAAGTCCGTACATACGTGTTTTTAAAAACCTCTAGAAACTGCTCTATAAAggtaaaaagtaatattttgttttctaaacagatggaaaatgtgTACTCACACAGTATTTGATGACTTATTGATGAATATTTACATCTGACAATGAGCATTAGTGTATAAACCTTCACAGACCACAACCTAAATTCTTTTTTCTTGGTAAAGGGAGAGACTACATGAAGCTATGTTATTTCATTCAATTAAAGTTGTTATTTACAATGGGAAAAACATGCACACCAACCACATTATAATTCAACCATGACATGTGACATTTCAGATCAATAGAAACAGACTGGTGACTAAAGGCCGGAGACACTGGATCTGAGGAAACAAGGTGAGGGGATTTAAAGAAACATGACAGCAGATactttctgtcagtgtctgaaatgttcaTAAACCCACCTTGAACTGTGAATTTATATTCAGCgagtgtttgttgtttgttactTGTTGTCAGTTGTGCAGTATAAAGTCCAGTGTCTGTCTCTTGTAGATTCTTCAGTTTAACAGAGTAATTTTCCACAGAGAACTCAACTCTTCCAGTGTAATTTTCAGAGACTATTGGTTCTgatttaggtgtgaatgttactAAAACATCTTCCCTGAATTTCCATACAACATATAGAAAATCATCAGGAACATCATCTTTCTTGACTTCCAGAAGAACATCATGACccttctgcacaaacacaggagtcacagctgtggatcctgcaaagactggaaacacatGTAGAACatgattatttctaaaataccacattttaacaaaagaataaaatggcATTAAGCAATAACTGTGTTAAAACAAGCATGACTTTACCAGAATAACAGTGTTTGCTGCAGTTACAGAGATAATGACCATTAAAATGCTAAGAAAACAGACGAACACACTGAGCACACTGCTGTTAACGTTTCTGTTTgtgactgtttgtcttcatacatttaaagtcaaaatttGAACCTCTTTAGGTTTTGTAATATGCAAAAGAATGTGTCCTGGTGTTTGCTCCACAACTGCAACACAAGAATAAAACTGAGTAAAAAGTATTaacacataatgaaataaacacaaagttcaaaataaaatatttttacagtcaGGTAAGATAAGTAAGTAAGTGGTGCTGTAAAAAAGTATTTGCCAACCAGTTTCTATTTCTCTTCATGTTTGTCACAGATTTAGGTGTATGTTTGGACAGTTTTTGCAcctaataaatgaaataacaatttaaaaattatatgtTGTATTTACTTAGGTTATCTTTGTTGTATATTAAAATCACTTGGATAATCTGaatcatttgaatttgaatcaACTCTTAGGTGAACGGTTGTAGACAACATGTGCAGTTTGTGTTCAGTGTAAAAATCCTTCAGGTGAAGAATAGTAATATGAGCTCATTTGCTGATACTGTGTTAGTGCTGGTTGAGAGACacctttaataattttaattacaatagTGCAAAGGAGCTACAATAGGTGATT
Encoded here:
- the LOC137140665 gene encoding uncharacterized protein isoform X1, translated to MNVTMGNMILFAVFLLLSCQMNVFAGSTAVTPVFVQKGHDVLLEVKKDDVPDDFLYVVWKFREDVLVTFTPKSEPIVSENYTGRVEFSVENYSVKLKNLQETDTGLYTAQLTTSNKQQTLAEYKFTVQAISNGVIPYVAVAGAVGACLVFIVIILKCKRPIEQKNKENTIYAVPEDIVPAQNRIQTPAEDVSTVSPTSTYALVQFHTGPEKSQNTMNSSLPETVYAQVDRAAKSNARSLSSSNT
- the LOC137140665 gene encoding uncharacterized protein isoform X2 gives rise to the protein MNVTMGNMILFAVFLLLSCQMNVFAGSTAVTPVFVQKGHDVLLEVKKDDVPDDFLYVVWKFREDVLVTFTPKSEPIVSENYTGRVEFSVENYSVKLKNLQETDTGLYTAQLTTSNKQQTLAEYKFTVQGKRPIEQKNKENTIYAVPEDIVPAQNRIQTPAEDVSTVSPTSTYALVQFHTGPEKSQNTMNSSLPETVYAQVDRAAKSNARSLSSSNT
- the LOC137140665 gene encoding uncharacterized protein isoform X3, which encodes MYGLLKAISNGVIPYVAVAGAVGACLVFIVIILKCKRPIEQKNKENTIYAVPEDIVPAQNRIQTPAEDVSTVSPTSTYALVQFHTGPEKSQNTMNSSLPETVYAQVDRAAKSNARSLSSSNT